The following nucleotide sequence is from Capricornis sumatraensis isolate serow.1 chromosome 5, serow.2, whole genome shotgun sequence.
AATGTAAAGATGACAGTTCTCCCCTAGTTGATGTTTTACAGATCAAAAAATTCCCACAAGTGTTCTGGGGGCAACTGGACAAGCTGATAGTAAAGATGTATTCTTGAGCAAAAGTCTGAGACCAGGCAGTATGCTCCAAAAGAGGAAGGGTGAGAGGGGGGCTTGCTCTGCCAGTTGGCAAGacaggtgtttttttcttttttaagtaataaatgaaGTATACTATGGGTGCAGAAATAAGCAAATAGAACAGTGGTATAGAATAGAGAACTCAGAAACAGGCCATGCATATATGGAAATGATAGGGTGAAAGTGGCATTATAGATCACTAGATTAAGTATagattattcaataaatgttgctaGGAAAATTTGTTATccatataggaaaaaaatgaaatcgaATCTCTACATCTTATACAAAAGTCAATTCTTggttatttaaaaagtgaaaggcaaaacaaaattttagaagaaagtaCAGGACAATGGctaggttttttaaaataaaatcttgaacATAGAAACAAGcaataaatttaacttaaaaataacctTTTTAAACCAGAAATCACCACAAAGCAAAAGGACAAGTCACAAACTGGCAGAAAAGTTATTTGAAATAATACACCTGAAATAGTCTGGAATATAGAAAGGCCTAGAGAGTAAAAAATATGAgctggaatatatgaaaagcacaaagCAAGGAAATAAGAGCTTAGTAAGAAAAATGGTCAAAGACAGAAGCACTTAACAGGAAATATAAATTATCCACTAATGTATGAAAAACTGGTCAATCTCGTTAATCCAGGAAATGCAAAACCAGAAACTTCAATAAACTCTGACTTTAAGACCTCCGTGCTAGCAAGTTTCAGCACATTTGATAGAACAGAGTGTGAAGGAGGAGGTTGTAGACCATGGAAACTAGCGGGGGGATTAAATTGACACTTTTGAGGCAGATAACTTGCATTTGAGAAAACATTTTGACATTAACTTGTAATGTTGACATTTCACCTAGTTATTCTACCTTTAAGATAGACTCTATAGACCAGTCTTGACCGTGTAGACTAAGAAACAAGTCCAGAGGTGCTCATAGCAACAGTATGTAATAGtgcaaaactggaaacaatccaaggtTTGTCCACATAGAATGGGTAAATAAATGCCCACACAGTGGATTATCATACAGCTGGGTAGATACAGTTATATCGTGACAAGAATAACTTTATAATACACTGCATTAGTATCAGGTTGCAGGAGATGTTTGTATAGCATGTTGTTTTTATACAGGTTAAAACCAAGCAAGTATACAATATTTTTAACAGATAGGGACCTATATAATGAAATTATTCAAAAAGGGAAGGAGTGATAAATACAGAATTCAAGGTGAGTTTCCACAGGAAACGGGCAAGGCACAGGGGTAGGACAGAAGCAGCGCACACACACGTGCCACTGTACACTTTGTGATACCTAAGTTGGATGGTGGGATTATGGGTACTTACTTTGTTTGCTTTATAGCTTACATAtatgttacatgtatttttatatgtattaaatatcacagtaaacagcagttttcataaaaatatccCAAGTATGGTTAGTGTATAGGGCAGTGACCCTGTTAATAGCTAACGTTTAAAAAAGACCCCTACGGATTTCCCTGgccattcagtggttaagactgtgtttcCAGTGCATGGGGCCTGAGttaaatccctggttggagaactaagatcccacatgccatgtggtgtggccaaaaaaaaaaaaattttttttttaaaagcttgcattttacatttttatactcACTGTCTTACTTAATGACTGTAACAATTCTATGAAATAGGTACTAGTatgcctgttttacagatgagtgcATTGAAGTTTAGGAAGATTCGTTTGCTTCAGATAATATAACTAATGAGCAGAGCAGTGGCACTCAGATTTCAGATCTAGGCCTGATTCCAGAACCCAGGTCCTTAAACGATTCATTCATATTGACTGTCTGCTACCTCCTCACCCTTCCAACCTGAGGATCAGGGAGATCAGGAAGTTTGCCAGATGCCACCCACACAATTAGCTTAAAGCATTTCTATGGCAAGGGTGCAGGTAGCGTAGGTTGCTGTCTTCGGGGATTTTTCCAGTTTATCAGATCACCAATTGATAAAATGTGTTACACAGATAAATGAGGAATGTTAAAGGCAGAGAATGGGACCCAAATGTTTCTCAGTGAAACACCTGTTGGTTTAAGGTACATCCCATGATTTGGGAGTTTATAGGGATCATTAGGAACCAGAGCAGATGAAGCAGTGTGATATAAAAGAAAGGGGCTCTAAGATCTTGTCCCTGACTAACATTACTGCTCCAGgccctatttttttctcttatatttatTGAGGTGTCACCAGTAGGTGGTTTTTGCGATCTTTAGTTAAGGCAGTGGATTCTGAAGCCCTGCCTGGGTCAGAATCCTTGCTGTGCTGCTTACTAGCTCTATGAgaatctctgagccttagttttatcctctttaaaaatgaggacaataatagAACTTACCTCAtgtcttgaaaattaaatgacttaCTCCAGTTACCTTAAAACAATTTGTAGCATATAATTAAGTGctatgtatatttattattttacaagtgcatggttagttgctcagtcgtgcccagctctttgagactgtttggactgtagcctaccgggctcctctgtctgtggggttttccaggcgagaatactggagtgagttgccatttcctccaagggatcttcctgacccagggatcgaacccacgtctcctgcattgcaggcaaattctttacccactgagccattgagGAAGTCCATTATTATttgatatgtattatatattggTCTGTGGATATATTGGCAAATAaatcatcaccaccattatcGCTTCTATTTTTGAGGTACATGGAATTCCCTTTTCTTTACCTTGCCTGCCAGGTGAAAAATGTCATCTCTTCTTTCAAGCCTGTGACTATTCCAGGGAAAACTTGTTCCCTTGTCTGTGCAGACATGTATATTTTGTATCTATCTCTTACAGCAttggtcatatctttttttttttttatctttctcaatagcagtctttaattttttttttaattttaatttttactttattttactttacaatactgtattggttttgccatgcattgacataaatccaccacaggtgtacatgtgttcccaaacatgaacccccctcccacctccctcctcataacatctctctgggtcatccctgtgcaccagccccaagcatcctgtatcctgcatcggacatagactggcgattcgtttcttacatgatagtatacatgtttcaatgccattctcccacatcatcccaccctttctctctccctcagagtccaaaagtctgttctatacatctgtgtctcttttgctatctcgcatacagggtcatcattgccatctttctaaattacatatatatgtatggtcaTATCATTACATCATTTTTTTTGTAGATATGTCTCTCTTGCTTACTAGTCCATGAATTCCTGTACCTAGTACACTGCCTGTCACATTAGTAGATTCTCAAGAAATGTTAGATGAGTGAATGGCAATACAGAAATAAGATTTAACTTTGAGTTCatctatttccattattttccctgAAATCCAACAAAATGAATCCAGTACTAGAAAATGAATCTAAAGCTTGAGATAAAAACAGTAATCAAACTTCTgggaaatttatttattcaatatgtatttattgaagtTCTGCTGTATTCCCAGGACTGAGCTTAGGGCCTGAGTGTTCAGTGAGTAAAACTTCAAAAGGGGGCATTATTAATAGTTACTTGGAGTGACAGTTACATAACCATGATTGCCCTAGACAAGTGGGAAATATGATCACTCTTATTACAGGAAATTTATACTGTAAAGAGGAAGGTTGTCCAGAAATAACCCTTAGAGTTCAATCTAGGTTGCTTGGATGACTCATTATCTGGGCAAAGAGAGGCTCTTGCACTTACATGAAGCACTTATGTATTTCACATAAGCTCAGTTCCCTCAGAATTGATGATTTTCTCCTTCTGACACTGGGAACTAACATCAAGGTCCTCAGGTGTTGGTCAGGTGGCCTTCCTGACCACTGTAGTGGCTGGCTTCCTAAATCCAGATTTTTCTGACATTAAGCAGACTGCTTATTTTCCTAGTGGTGATTGCTTTCACACTTTGATTACAAGAAGTGAGACCAACAGAGAGCATGAGGTATCTCTCTGGCATACATATGTCCACTGCTGACCTAGCAGTGCCcagatccctgggtggagaatgAGGAGGAGCCAGGCTTTCATTTCTGTTGTTACCTAGAAGGTTCCTCTTACTCCAGTAAAGCCTGTTTCTTAACTCAGACCATGTGGTATTAGACAGTTTATTTTGAATTCTGTTGAATGCAGAAGGTTATTTAGAAGAGGTTCTCAGTATAATGCACAAtgttgtcaggaagcatttaccaggaggcttcctgtgtgctgttttggatctgtcatgaatcctctgtcccttattaattcctgaatattcaggaattaagaggagttGGCAAACCGCTCCCAGGGCTGAGGAATGCATGCATTTCCTTTGTTAGTTTTTCCATACGGTGATAAGTAACTATTTACgatcctcttcctttttatgaaccatacggtaaaagtggttatttacaaccctctctctttgatatggattgccttatgataatttgtaagtctggacatttgatttttatctttgctgaaaatagctaccttgtaagacagtatatatacccacactatgttgaataaaatacctttgctccatcagagcttgggtccctgagtctgtctgtctgtctttctttctctctctcactctctctccagCTAATTCTCTGGAGCGTAGAAACCCGTCGTGCTCACtctcctgcccgggcttctaagaccctttCGAGAAGGCACATTGTGCCTTCACTCCCTCAAGAGGGCGCTCGGTGCCTTCGTGAGTGACTCAAGCTCTGTGTCAagagctttattggttttctgcgtaaaacaaggaatatcagcctctttctctatctcttttactttcttattgtCGACTCCAAACCAcaaggttctggtccattaaaggacctcaacatatGAGGAGTTTATGGTTTGTGTAGTTGTACTGGGAAACCAGGGAAGTGTTTTAAGTAGTGGAGTGGAATGATCTAATTTACATGTTCAGAGGATCATTCTTGTGGCTGTGTGGAGAATATATTATGGGGGAAAAGGTTAGAAGTAGAGAAATGAGTTAAGAGGCCATGAAGCAGTTTAGAGGAGAGGTCGTGGAAGTCTGCACCAGAATGGGGCAGTGGAGATGGAAAATTATCTATGTTATTCATGTTAGCCACATTCAGAATGTATTTATGCATATAAGGTTTGAAGGTGGGCCTTCAGGATCCTAATTAAATGCTCACTTAGACTTATTAACTGGAttacaagatggtggaggagaagGACGTGTggtcatcttctcctgtgagaactccaaaattagaacttgctgttgaacaaccatcagtaggagaatgttggatcccaccaaaaaaagataccccatgttcaagggcaaaggagaagccccagcaagacggtagggacaaaatcatgtttagaatcaaactccatacTCGCCAAAGATACTCGGAGGGCTCCAACAAAGCCTTGTGCACACTGGGAAACCCcgcagagactgagccagacctgccttttgagtgtttgagtgtctcctgcgggGGTGAAGGTCAGCAAtgacctgctgcaggggcaggggctctgggtgcaggaggcctgggtatggcataagccctcttggaggaagtcaccattaaccccaccatagagccaccggaacttacacaggactgggaaaacagtctctgggagggcacaaacagaatcttgtatgcaccagaacccaggagaaaggagcagtgaccccacaagagactgacccagacttgcctgtgaatgtccaggagtctctggtggaggcgtggTGCAGGGTTGGAGCCACTGAGTGTGTCAGTGAGTGCACaggtccttttgaaggaggtcgccattttcttcattacttccaccatagtttggccccaggtaaatagcagggagggacaCAGCCttacccatcaacagaaaattggactaaagatttactgagcatggtcccgcccatcagaacaagacccagtttccccctcagtcagtctctcccatcaggaagcttccataagtctcatccttctccatcagagggcagacagactgaaaaccacaatcacagaaaactaaccaatttgatcaaatggaccacagccttgtctaactcaatgaaactatgagccatgatgtgtagggccacctaaaatggatgggtcatggtggaaagttctgataaaacgtggtccagtggagaagggaatggcaaaccacttcagcattcttgccttgagaaccccatgaacagtatgaaaaggcaaaaagataggacactgaaagatgaactccccaggttggtaggtgcccaaaatgctacaggagatcagtggagaaataactccagaaagaatgaagagacagagccaaagcgaaaacaacacccagttgtggatgtgactggtgatggtagTAAAGTCcagtgttgtaaagaacaatattgcataggaaactggaatgttaggtgcatgaaggtaggcaaattggaagtggtcaaacaggagatggcaagagtgaacattggaTGTTTTAGGAATtggtgaattaaaatggactagaatgggtgaatttaactcagatgaccattatatctactagtgggcgagaatcccttagaagaaatggagtagccctcatagtcaacaaaagagtccaaaatgcagtatttgggtgcaatcttaaaaacgacagaatgatctctgttcgtttccaaggcaaaacattcaataatcacactaatccaagtctgtgcccgaaccagtaatgttgaagaagttgaaattgaacagttctatgaagacctacaagatcttctagaactaacatccaaaaaagatgtccttttcatcataagggactggagtgcaaaagtagaaagtcaagagatacctggagtaacaggcaaatttggccttggagtacaaaatgaagcagggcaaagactaacagagttttgccaagagaacatactggtcataataaacaccctcttccaagaacacaagagaaaactctacacatggacatcaccagatggtcaataccaaaatcagattgattatattctttgcagccaaagatggagaagctctatacagtcagcaaaaacaagactgggagctgactgtggctcagatcatgactccttattgccaaattcagacttcaattgaagaaagtagggaaaaccactagaccattcaggtatgacctaaatcaaatcccttatgattatacagtggaagtgacaaacagattcaagggattagatctgatagagtgcctgaagaactatggacagaggtttgtgacattatacagtaggcagtgatcaagaccatccccaagaaaaagaaatgcaaaaaggcaaaatggttgtctgaggaggtcttacaaatagctgtgaaaagaagaaaagctaaaggcaaaggagaaaaggaaagatatacccatctgaatgcagaattctgaagaataggagagataagaaagccttagtgatcaatgcaaagaaatagaggaaaacagtagagtgggaaagactggagatttcttcaagaaaattagagataccaagggaacatttcatgcaaagatgggtacaataaaggacagaaatggtatgaacctaacagaagcagaagatattctgtgcaagaatgcacagaagaactatacaaaaaagatcttcttaaCTCAGATTACCACAATggcatggtcactcacctagagccagacatcctggaatgagaagtcaagtgggccttatgaagcatctctgtgaacaaagctagtggaagtgatggaattccagttgagctatttcaaatcctgaaagatgatgctgtaaagtgctgcactcaatatgccagccaatttggaaaactcagcagtggccacaagactggaaaaggtcagttttcattccaatcccaaagaaaggcaattccaaagagtgcttaaactactgtacagttgcactcatctcacatgctagtaaagtaatgctcaggattctccaagccagtcttcaacagtatttgaacttccagttgttcatgctagattttgaaaaggcaaaaaagatcaaattgccaacatctgttggatcatcgaaaaagcaagagagtttcagagaaatatctgtttctgctttattgactatgccaaagccttgtgtggatcacaacaaactatagaaaattctgaaagagatgggactaccagaccacctgacctgcctcctgagaaatctgtatgtaggccaggaagcaacagttagaacgggacatgaaacaacagactgattacaaaatcgggaaaggagtatgtcaaggctgtgtactgtcaccttgcttgtttaacttatatgcagagtacatcatgtgaaatgccaggctggatgaagcacaagctgaaatcaagattgccgggagaaatatcaataacctcagatatgcagatgacaccgcccttatggcagaaagcaaagaaaaactaaagagcctcttgatgaaagtgaaaggggagagtgaaaaagttggcttaaaactcaacattcagaaaattaagatcatggcatctggtcccatcacttcctggcaaatagatggggaaacaatggaaacagtgagagactttattttggggggctccaaaatcactgcagatgatgactgcagccatgaaatcttTTAATTTAACACTTGctcctttaaagaaaagttatgaccagcctagacagcatattaaaaagcagagacattactgtggcAATAAAGctagtcaaagctgtggattttccagtagtcatgtatgcatgtgaaagttggactataaagaaagctgaacactgaagaattgatacttttgaattgtggtgttggagaagactcttgagagttccttggactgcaaggagacccaaccagtcaatcctaaaggaaatcagtcctgaatattcattggaaggactgacactgaagctgaaactccaatactttggccacctgatgtgaagaaatgactcagtggaaaagaccctgatgctgggaaagattgaagtgagaggagaaggggatgacagaggatgagatagttggatggcatcaccaactcgatggacatgagtttgagtaagccctgggagttggtgatggacagggaatcctggcatgctgcagtccatggggttgcaaagagttggacacaactgagtgactgaactgaagtagactTATTACTGGACATGGTGCATTCTTCAGGTCAGGACTTGAAAGGCCCTGCAAGGCTGCAGACCAGttatcattttatttgtattGCTGATATCTCTGCTCTGTACACTCAACTCTGCTGATTTCCTTCTGTGTTCTTCAGATTAGTGAACTTTGATCGGTATAAATGCATATTGTCTAAGATTTGTCTTGATGTCAGTCTGAGTATACTACTAACATTTAGCCACACAGTTGTCATGTAGAGTAGTATCAGAAGCAGGAATGATGCAGAGACTTGGACCATGATGTCTAAGTCCTTGGGGAGAAAGTGCCAAGAATAATGAAGGGGTGAAAGATTATCTGAGAATGCCTTGTTAGTCTGCTGACCGGTATTCTCTCAGCTGACTCTCTTCAGGGTCTCCCAGCTGAAAAAAATCTCAGCTAACGGTCTGGAGGTCCCCTCTACACACAGGTGTCTCTCTGGGAGTGGTATCATATTATAGtgccctctcttcctgccctggagTCCTAAACTATCTGTATATAGTTTCCCTAATACTctgtcttcatttaaaaaataattcctttttaaaacactTCTGGAATGACCTAGTCTGCAAATTATTTTGGCCAGTGCCCTGACTTTCCTTACTTACTTTGGTCTTTTACTGAAAAGAATGGTTGAGAGCAAATGTGTGATCTCAGTATTCTTTCTAGGTATCTGCAGCCTGGGTTGCCACAATATCACAGCTCCAGTATTGATTTCTCCAACAAACTGCAGGCTTAATAGAATGGAAATACGTGTGTTTACTTGGTAGACTGTGGTCAATGTACATTTTGGAAGCAGCCTTTAGTAATGCTGTGGTTTTAGTTATAGTATGATGGTTCTACTATTTATGTTAAGAAATGAGAATAGTTATAACTGTGGGCTCATAATTCATATCACTGATACCTGATGGAATGATGGCAGTGATAATGATGATATTCAACAAAGTCATTTGAGAAATTGAATTCTGGTCACCAGCTAATGAGATATACATGGAAGTACACTGTCCTAGGAAATTTGTAAGGCACTGTTTTGGTTCACAGAGAGTGTCTATATATGTTTTTTTGGTCAGCCTGAATTATTACTGACATGTCAATACAGTTCAGGCCCTCTGAAAAAAATCCATCCTTTGAGCAGCTTTTATGATACTTCATTATTGTTATCATTTAAACATTCAGGTACTTAAGAATTTCCGATATCCTGGCTCCCTAGAGATGAGCCTGTAGCCCCTTCATGTGAGGCATACTCtaagaaaacaaggaaagagGCACTAAGAGGCACACCATTTAATTCTGATTCAGGACCACTGACTCTGagtttttcctgttttatgaaTGTAAACCTCCCTCCAGGATGATTGTGATAGTGCCATATGGTGAAATTTTGATATTTCCCCCTTTTGTATGTGTCCCTGAGTCGTTCCTCCTGaatgattctgtgtgacccttcTGGTGACCCACCTTTCCACTCTGGGTTTCCACTCCACTTTCCACTCAGAGCCCTACTACCTTTGAAATGGAGTCCAAATCCTCCATCTTCTTGTGActcatctcttccttctttgcGTGACACTGGACACTATTTGCATTTTGGCAAAGAGCTTCTGAGTTTAGATCGTAGATGGAATGTGACAAACCAAGTCGTTCTCTGAAGAGGACAGACTAACCTGAAAGAGCCAGAAGAAGGTTTGCTGTGTTGTGTCTACAACAGACCAAACTGGGCAGAGATAAGAGACAAGTACAGAGAAGCAGCAGATAGAGGTGATTAACAGGAATTTCAAATCAGGAAGAGAATGTTTCTCAATGGAAAGAACAAAGATCAGGTCTGCTGAACAGCTAACATGTTGAGACTCAGCaatttggggtttctggttctgaccaCCATTCAGTTCATCCTGGGAATGCTGGGGAATGGTTTCATAGGGTGGGTCAATGGCAGCAGCTGGTTCAAGAGCAAGAGGATCTCTTTGCATGACTTCATCATCACTAACCTGGCTGTCTCCAGGATTGTTTTGCTGTGGATTCTCTTGATCGATGGTGTTTTACTGGTGTTCTCTCCCAAACTACACGATGAAGGGATAATCATGCAAATTATTGATGTGTTCTGGACATTTACAAACCATCTGAGCATTTGGCTTACCACCTGTGTCAGTGTCTTCTACTGCCTGAAAGTGGCCAGTTTCTCCCATCCTATGTTCCTCTGGCTCAAATGGAGAGTTTCCCGGGTGGTTGTATGGATGCTGTTGAGTACCCTGCTGTTATCATGTTGCAGTGCCATCTCTCTGATCCGAGAATTTAAGATCTCTTCTGTTCTCGGTGGAATTGATAGAACCGGGAATATGACTGAGctctttagaaggaaagaaaaagaatataaactgATCCATGTTCTTGGGACTCTGTGGGACCTCCCTCCCCTAGTCGTATCTCTGATCTCCTACTTTCTGCTTATCCTCTCCCTGGGGAGGCACGTGCGGCAGATGCATCAAGACTGTGGCAGCTCCAGAGATCCCAGTACCGAGGCCCACAGGAGGGCCGTCAGAgtcatcctctccttcctctttctcttcctactctactatctttccttttctgttttaacaTCCAGTTATTTCCTACCAGCAACTAAGACGATTGCGAAGATCGGAGAAGTAATTACAATGTTCTATCTTGCTGGCCACTCTTATGTTCTCATTCTGGGAAATAGCAAGCTGAAGCAGATGTTTGTGGCGATGCTCCGGTGTGAGCCTGGTTGTCTGAAGCCTGGATCCAAGGGATCTGTTTATCCATAGAGCATCGTGGGGTGTGGGAGGGAGCCTAGGGGTCCATTAGACCTAGGAGTCCTTAGCCAGGATCACAGGGCTCTTCCTTACTCTCCTGTGGCACCAATTCTATAACTATTGCTTCATCCTGTCCCCCTTGGGGACACTTCCCATGGCCTCTCCTTTTGTAGTTGCTTTGAAGAGGCTGAAATAGTCTTTGGAACATGTAGACAAGGAgttgtattttaataaatatcaacTCAACATAATGAGCTGATTACTAGCTTTAAGTTGAAGTTTATACTGACAGTGTTGTAGTGAACTAGAGGGGAGAGAGCAAAAAAAGCATTGTAGTCCCACAGGCTCGGGTTTGAATTCTGATTCAGTCTGTTTTTCAAGACTTCTTTTTGGCCTTAGGGGAGTTACTTTAATTACCTGTTTGATTCTGtctttccccattttaaaatgcagactgTGATACTGACTTCA
It contains:
- the TAS2R3 gene encoding taste receptor type 2 member 3; translated protein: MLRLSNLGFLVLTTIQFILGMLGNGFIGWVNGSSWFKSKRISLHDFIITNLAVSRIVLLWILLIDGVLLVFSPKLHDEGIIMQIIDVFWTFTNHLSIWLTTCVSVFYCLKVASFSHPMFLWLKWRVSRVVVWMLLSTLLLSCCSAISLIREFKISSVLGGIDRTGNMTELFRRKEKEYKLIHVLGTLWDLPPLVVSLISYFLLILSLGRHVRQMHQDCGSSRDPSTEAHRRAVRVILSFLFLFLLYYLSFSVLTSSYFLPATKTIAKIGEVITMFYLAGHSYVLILGNSKLKQMFVAMLRCEPGCLKPGSKGSVYP